CCTGACTAACAGCCTACCCTATGACTAACAAGCCATTTTGCGATAGGACGTCTTCAAATCAAGCTCAACACTATGAAGATCTAATGGCGATACAACGGATATGAAAACCGATAAAAATACCATGTCTAAACGGAAATGCTCTGGATATGTGGGTGGATCATGTATGACCGACTCACGGACGTAAGGTTTTTGCTGATACATACCACTCACTATTAAGTCTTGCTATATCCTCGTTATATCCTCAACCACACTGTAAAAACATGTTAATTTGTCCGCGACTATTTCATACAAGAATACATCGGCCGGATTGTAAGGCGATATACAACCGACATCGTGACTACGATCTGGGTTAGCTCAGTACGTCATACGGATAGTCGGGGCAGGACAACTTGCGTCTTTTTTCCTGGTGATCTTGTCGggtaaggaagaagaaagtgtACGACATTGTCATGATTTCGACagagcttttattctctgatatagagttaactttGTTGAACCTTGTTGAAAAGCACGGCCTTGTGGCCCTATGATATTGTTTTATTACTGAAGTTTACTGTTCTTGAGCATCTCATTTCTTCATGAAATGATTGAAATCTCAGTCATGCATTATACAAGAATACATTCGGGTCATCTTTTCTGGTTTACTACGTATGTAAATGCTACCGTCATGACTCATCGAAGAATGTCATGATCATCGACCTATGATGCTGAACATCGAAGTGGGGTCCAACGACCTCACTCCAACGGCATCTCATCCGTAGCAATACATACATGCAAGTAACAAAGTGTTTAAGACAAACTCCAAACACTCGCCCATGAGACCAGTCACTTGTTCGATTCAGCGAACGATACAGATTTCGAAGCATCTTCAACACACCATGTCCGCCTCACGGCCTGCTTCAGCCGCGCCATGGCGGTCGGCATTTCTATCTCACATCAAGAAAATGGACTCGCCTACCTTTGTGCTTAGCACTCTTCACCATCACGACTCCTCTTCGGTCACCCCTCGTTCCCGCACTGTTGTGTACAGAGGTACTTGGGCAGAGATACCAGTCAACCCAAAGAACGAGGCACCACTGAATCCTCCCCTCTACGAGAGCGACCTTCTGACTATCACCACCGACGCCCGCATGGAGAAAGTTCCAGAGCTATCGACCGATGGGAAGCGCGTTCCGCAGACTGGTGGTGGAGGTCCTGTTGAGGCCGTCTTTTGGGTCACCGAGACACAAACTCAGTGGCGTATGCGCGGCCATGCCtatcttcttggccaagaCATTGACGACCCATCAGCATCACATGTCAGGGAAGAGATAG
This Fusarium poae strain DAOMC 252244 chromosome 3, whole genome shotgun sequence DNA region includes the following protein-coding sequences:
- a CDS encoding hypothetical protein (BUSCO:45689at5125) yields the protein MSASRPASAAPWRSAFLSHIKKMDSPTFVLSTLHHHDSSSVTPRSRTVVYRGTWAEIPVNPKNEAPLNPPLYESDLLTITTDARMEKVPELSTDGKRVPQTGGGGPVEAVFWVTETQTQWRMRGHAYLLGQDIDDPSASHVREEIEKYMRKKSDDSSSSWNWGKEITAHFGNLSPGMRGSFRNPPPGTKRDEKPEAGLGLGQKVEDLDDEIARSNFRVAIIIPDEVDQVDLSDPADGRRWNYKLINGSWEKTELWP